A stretch of the Thiocystis violascens DSM 198 genome encodes the following:
- a CDS encoding SpoIIE family protein phosphatase — MTSAPSSGQSVNLFKNYNRLIGVAYTLLILALMVFFGYLLHRKMHEEIDLIRGHVARHGQFFEFVLRSSADQLETFRMSAGSSQPEQSSASGPTLLAQPPGAWLREDADLGLFHLDALPDRDAGGNLVGEGRLQTRSPEFYADLSTALRLNSEWSSLVFNLPNAVQARFVSIHRFHAVLPWERSAELPFDPEVYDGPVWILGQPANNPDHEKYWAPVSFAGLDRGLVAPVAAPVYSGQRFVGVLSIDTSIDYLNRINSDFNYPLGLTLLVDQRQQVLTHPELYAKPLEVDTTPDLASALPLALIGEIDRLRQLPSGQPTTINGYLVIRHALISAPWSLFYVAPVSALWLELASDMGAPMVGVLLGLALLMALTYVLTSREFVGPAAKLVAHIAAESNFQPATIPVVPSGWRPWFETITHAFHESMQLVALRQELDIAAKMQQSILPRRWPEHPGYVLWGTMRSAREVGGDFYDHFEVADGLRGLAVADVSGKGISAGLFGMVSKTLLRSAATPGDLPIGEMIAKVNDSLAEDNESCMFVTLFYARLDPETGCLDFVNAGHPSPLLIHADGQVAELALTWGMALGAMDGLDYAASSVQLRSGDTLLMFSDGVTEAMNEAYEEFGTKRLSALFVDQPPPDPRAAVERVLAAVDRFANGVEQSDDITCVALRYRGADPELDVPADTAEAAS, encoded by the coding sequence ATGACAAGCGCACCGAGCAGTGGCCAATCCGTCAATCTCTTCAAAAACTATAATCGTCTGATCGGCGTTGCCTATACCCTGCTCATCCTCGCGTTGATGGTGTTTTTCGGGTATCTGCTGCACCGCAAGATGCACGAGGAAATCGATCTGATCCGAGGGCATGTGGCCAGGCATGGCCAGTTCTTCGAGTTCGTGCTGCGCTCTTCGGCCGACCAGCTCGAAACCTTCCGGATGTCGGCGGGCTCCTCCCAACCCGAACAGTCATCCGCGTCTGGTCCGACGTTGCTCGCGCAACCCCCAGGCGCCTGGCTGCGCGAGGACGCCGACCTCGGCCTGTTTCATCTGGATGCGCTCCCGGATCGCGATGCGGGCGGCAACCTGGTGGGCGAGGGCCGTCTGCAAACGCGCTCCCCGGAGTTTTATGCCGACCTGAGCACGGCGCTGCGCCTCAACAGCGAGTGGAGTTCGCTGGTGTTCAACCTGCCGAATGCCGTCCAGGCCCGGTTCGTGTCCATCCACCGCTTTCATGCGGTACTGCCTTGGGAGCGCTCCGCGGAGCTTCCCTTCGACCCCGAGGTTTACGACGGACCCGTCTGGATCCTGGGCCAGCCGGCGAATAACCCCGACCACGAAAAGTACTGGGCGCCGGTGTCCTTCGCGGGCCTGGATCGCGGACTCGTCGCCCCCGTCGCGGCGCCCGTGTATAGCGGTCAGCGTTTCGTCGGGGTGCTCTCGATCGATACCAGTATCGATTATCTCAACCGCATCAACTCGGATTTCAACTACCCCCTGGGCCTCACTCTGCTGGTCGATCAGCGACAACAGGTGCTGACCCACCCGGAGCTGTACGCCAAACCGCTGGAGGTCGATACCACGCCAGACCTGGCGAGCGCCCTGCCGCTGGCGCTGATCGGCGAGATCGACCGCTTGCGCCAACTGCCCTCGGGCCAACCCACGACGATCAATGGATATCTCGTGATCCGCCATGCGCTGATCAGCGCCCCCTGGTCGTTATTCTATGTGGCGCCAGTGTCCGCCCTCTGGCTGGAACTTGCCTCCGACATGGGCGCGCCCATGGTCGGCGTCCTGCTGGGACTGGCCCTGTTGATGGCGCTCACCTATGTCCTGACCTCGCGCGAATTCGTCGGCCCAGCCGCCAAGCTGGTTGCGCATATCGCCGCCGAGTCCAATTTCCAGCCCGCCACCATCCCGGTCGTGCCCAGCGGTTGGCGGCCCTGGTTCGAGACCATCACGCACGCCTTTCACGAGTCGATGCAATTGGTCGCGCTGCGCCAGGAACTGGATATCGCGGCGAAGATGCAGCAGTCCATTCTGCCCCGGCGCTGGCCCGAGCATCCAGGCTACGTCCTCTGGGGAACCATGCGTTCGGCCAGGGAGGTCGGCGGCGATTTTTACGACCATTTCGAGGTGGCGGACGGCCTGCGCGGCCTGGCGGTGGCCGATGTGAGCGGCAAGGGGATTTCGGCCGGACTCTTCGGCATGGTCTCCAAGACCCTGCTGCGCTCGGCGGCTACGCCGGGCGATCTGCCGATCGGCGAGATGATCGCCAAGGTCAACGACAGTCTCGCCGAGGATAACGAGAGCTGCATGTTCGTGACCCTCTTCTATGCCCGGCTCGATCCGGAGACTGGATGCCTGGACTTCGTCAACGCGGGACATCCGTCGCCCTTGCTGATTCATGCCGATGGCCAGGTGGCTGAACTGGCACTCACCTGGGGCATGGCCCTGGGCGCGATGGACGGGCTCGACTATGCCGCCTCGTCGGTCCAGTTGCGCTCCGGCGATACGTTGTTGATGTTCAGCGATGGCGTCACCGAGGCCATGAATGAAGCCTACGAGGAGTTTGGAACCAAACGTTTGTCCGCGCTCTTCGTCGACCAGCCGCCGCCGGATCCGCGCGCGGCGGTGGAACGGGTGCTGGCGGCGGTGGATCGATTCGCCAACGGGGTCGAGCAGTCCGACGACATCACCTGTGTCGCCTTGCGCTATCGGGGCGCCGATCCCGAGCTGGATGTGCCGGCGGACACCGCGGAGGCCGCGTCATGA
- a CDS encoding transporter substrate-binding domain-containing protein, translating to MSLVNRMRFPCWVVTVMLALWFNLAEAGGDLLAEIQDRGTLLVGVKSDVPCWGELDKTSGEIVGLEPDLARDLAERLGVDLKLIPVLSAERVSALETRQVDVVIATLNATPERRAQLTLVSPFYYESGAGLLARRSEGFKHWSELRNRRICSRRGSFYNRPIAVEYGADIVALYSADIALAALRDGRCDGFLGDTAVFAVMLQDRELAARYEMILPALYPTGWAVALHRDARGGRLEAAISEAIVHWHRSGLLGRLEEKWGIPRSDFSRRMEAEWRQAAPESDPEPESR from the coding sequence ATGAGTCTTGTCAACCGGATGCGGTTTCCGTGCTGGGTCGTAACGGTCATGCTGGCGCTCTGGTTCAACCTTGCAGAGGCCGGGGGCGATTTGCTCGCCGAGATTCAAGACCGCGGGACACTCCTGGTCGGGGTCAAGTCGGACGTGCCGTGCTGGGGCGAGTTGGATAAGACCAGCGGCGAGATCGTCGGCCTGGAGCCGGATCTCGCACGGGATCTGGCCGAGCGACTGGGCGTGGATCTCAAGCTGATTCCGGTTCTGTCGGCCGAACGGGTCTCGGCGCTGGAAACGCGGCAGGTGGACGTCGTGATCGCCACCCTGAACGCGACGCCGGAGCGCCGCGCCCAGTTGACCCTGGTGTCGCCTTTTTACTACGAATCGGGCGCCGGTCTGCTGGCGCGCCGCTCCGAAGGCTTCAAACACTGGTCGGAACTGCGCAACCGGCGGATCTGCTCGCGGCGCGGCTCCTTCTATAACCGCCCGATCGCGGTCGAGTACGGCGCGGATATCGTGGCCCTGTACAGCGCCGACATCGCGCTGGCGGCGCTGCGCGACGGACGCTGCGACGGTTTTCTCGGCGATACCGCCGTGTTCGCGGTCATGTTGCAGGATCGCGAGCTGGCCGCGCGTTATGAGATGATCCTGCCCGCGCTCTATCCGACCGGCTGGGCCGTGGCCCTGCATCGCGACGCGCGCGGCGGTCGTCTGGAAGCCGCGATCTCCGAGGCCATCGTCCACTGGCACCGGAGCGGCCTGCTGGGTCGACTGGAGGAGAAGTGGGGCATCCCCCGTTCCGATTTCAGTCGGCGGATGGAAGCCGAGTGGCGCCAGGCAGCGCCTGAATCCGACCCTGAACCTGAAAGCAGATGA
- a CDS encoding ABC transporter substrate-binding protein yields MTRLPNALPGAVALNPRWHWAIALFIGFLALSTVSLAESPRATVETRPDPLVSVADGRRIAPDIARIVARGELVVAMANMDTPPFFYLRDGRLVGLEVEMARDLARELQVAVRFNRQAGSFNEVIDLVARQEADVGISKLSRTLARAQQVRFSEPYLRLKHALAFNRLALAQLAMDSPVQRVVRDFGGTLGVIADSSFADFAAHHFPQANIQTYPDWPEAVRAVRTGEIIGVYRDEFEIKRLLKSDPTASLTLRTVTLTDLEDTLSIAVGVDDPVLLDVVNLFLAQRVNKLDIDKVLHADTHLR; encoded by the coding sequence ATGACGCGCTTGCCGAACGCCCTGCCCGGTGCCGTTGCGCTCAACCCGCGCTGGCATTGGGCCATCGCCCTGTTCATCGGGTTCCTGGCACTGAGTACGGTCAGTCTGGCCGAATCCCCCCGGGCAACGGTCGAGACGCGCCCCGACCCCCTGGTCTCGGTCGCCGATGGCCGACGCATCGCTCCCGACATTGCCCGCATCGTCGCGCGCGGCGAGCTGGTGGTGGCCATGGCCAACATGGATACCCCGCCTTTTTTCTACCTGCGCGACGGCCGGCTCGTCGGTCTGGAGGTGGAGATGGCCCGCGATCTGGCGCGCGAGCTTCAGGTCGCGGTACGCTTCAACCGCCAGGCCGGGAGCTTCAACGAGGTGATCGATCTGGTGGCACGGCAGGAGGCGGATGTCGGCATCAGCAAGCTGTCGCGCACGCTGGCCAGAGCGCAACAGGTACGCTTTTCCGAGCCCTATCTCAGGCTCAAGCATGCGCTGGCGTTCAACCGGCTCGCGCTCGCGCAACTCGCCATGGACAGTCCTGTGCAGCGCGTCGTGCGCGATTTCGGCGGCACCCTCGGCGTGATCGCCGACTCATCCTTTGCCGATTTCGCCGCGCACCATTTCCCTCAGGCCAACATCCAGACCTATCCAGACTGGCCAGAGGCCGTCCGGGCGGTGCGGACGGGCGAAATCATCGGCGTCTATCGCGACGAATTCGAAATCAAACGTCTGCTGAAAAGCGATCCCACCGCCTCGCTGACCCTGCGCACCGTGACGCTGACGGATCTCGAGGATACGCTGAGCATCGCCGTCGGCGTGGACGATCCGGTGCTGCTCGATGTCGTCAATCTGTTTCTCGCGCAGCGCGTCAACAAGCTCGATATCGACAAGGTTCTGCATGCCGATACGCATTTACGGTAA
- a CDS encoding dicarboxylate/amino acid:cation symporter — protein sequence MTRLKNLALNPWIILLSLAGGLTLGAYLPAWSLKLAFVGHVYLDLMKMVVLPFMLSAVILSTQRLIQEGSGGRLFGRVLLVFAVFAFAAAVIGAGTMLTLRPGADLPPETLDTFGEIVGGDLNSNNLAMELNGTDPRPPATGLETLLLSLVPSNIFAALTKDETLKILVFSILLGIAVGQVPRDVSDGFSKTLETLYQGCQTIMQWMNYLLPLVLLTMSAGQLAKTGVEPLLAMTQFVAAFALASALLLLPAIWIIWQRGPLSLGATLAALRGPFALAIATRNSVICMPSMIYSLTRQLEFARAQVELLVPLSVSLLRIGPIVYYVCATLFIAQLYGLALDAGELALVITASILAGFASAGMTGLAIVSLTSITCGYLGLPFEAAFILFLAVDPICDILRTLVLVIGNTASVALIGARPARVTETACLS from the coding sequence ATGACCCGGCTGAAAAACCTGGCCTTAAACCCTTGGATCATCCTGCTCAGTCTGGCGGGCGGCCTGACGTTAGGCGCCTATCTGCCCGCGTGGTCGCTGAAGCTGGCGTTCGTGGGTCACGTCTATCTGGATCTGATGAAGATGGTCGTGTTGCCCTTCATGCTGTCGGCCGTCATCCTCAGCACGCAACGCCTGATCCAGGAAGGCAGCGGCGGCCGGCTCTTTGGGCGGGTATTGTTGGTGTTCGCGGTCTTCGCGTTCGCCGCCGCCGTCATCGGTGCCGGTACGATGCTGACGCTACGCCCCGGCGCCGATCTACCGCCGGAAACGCTGGACACCTTTGGCGAGATCGTCGGCGGCGACCTTAACTCCAACAACCTCGCCATGGAACTCAACGGAACGGATCCGCGGCCTCCCGCGACGGGCCTGGAAACGTTGCTGCTCAGTCTGGTGCCATCCAACATCTTCGCGGCGCTGACCAAGGACGAGACGCTCAAGATCCTGGTGTTTTCCATCCTGCTCGGCATCGCCGTCGGTCAGGTGCCAAGGGATGTCTCGGACGGTTTCAGCAAGACCCTGGAGACTCTCTATCAGGGCTGTCAGACGATCATGCAGTGGATGAATTATCTGCTGCCGCTGGTGCTGCTGACCATGAGCGCCGGACAACTGGCCAAGACCGGTGTCGAGCCGTTGCTGGCCATGACGCAATTCGTGGCCGCCTTCGCGCTGGCCTCGGCGCTCCTGCTCCTGCCGGCCATCTGGATCATCTGGCAGCGCGGCCCTTTGTCCCTGGGGGCCACGCTCGCCGCGCTGCGCGGACCCTTCGCGCTGGCAATCGCCACGCGCAACAGCGTGATCTGCATGCCGAGCATGATCTACTCGCTCACCCGGCAATTGGAGTTCGCCCGCGCTCAGGTCGAGCTGCTGGTGCCGCTCAGCGTGTCTCTGTTGCGCATTGGTCCAATCGTCTATTACGTCTGCGCGACCCTGTTCATCGCCCAGCTTTACGGGCTCGCGCTCGATGCCGGCGAACTCGCGCTGGTCATCACGGCGTCCATCCTGGCCGGGTTTGCCTCGGCCGGCATGACCGGTTTGGCGATCGTCTCACTGACCAGCATCACCTGCGGCTATCTCGGGCTACCCTTCGAGGCCGCCTTCATCCTGTTTCTGGCGGTCGATCCCATCTGCGACATTCTGCGCACGCTGGTGCTCGTGATCGGCAACACCGCCTCGGTGGCGCTGATCGGCGCGCGTCCCGCGCGGGTCACGGAGACCGCATGTCTTTCATAG
- a CDS encoding aspartate/glutamate racemase family protein gives MSFIGVLGGMGPAATVDFMAKLVALTPACCDQDHLPVVVVTLPRVPDRSAAILGRGQDPLPALKEGIALLNRADVGLVVIPCSTSHHWYDELSAASHAPILHIARAAVSRVPRGERALILATRGALASGFFQRELAAWETPFDIPSPDDEQVLVDDCIRLIKSGQPEPAGACLERVLVKARTRGARTAILGCTELPLAAVYAERHSLGLIDCTLELARCAVEYALQRGWNCA, from the coding sequence ATGTCTTTCATAGGCGTTCTTGGCGGGATGGGGCCCGCCGCGACAGTCGATTTCATGGCCAAGCTGGTGGCGCTGACGCCCGCTTGCTGCGATCAGGATCACCTGCCGGTCGTGGTGGTCACGCTGCCTCGGGTACCCGACCGCAGCGCCGCGATTCTCGGGCGCGGCCAGGATCCGCTACCCGCTCTCAAGGAAGGCATCGCGCTGCTCAACCGCGCCGACGTGGGTCTGGTCGTCATTCCGTGCAGCACCTCGCATCATTGGTACGACGAACTTAGCGCGGCAAGCCACGCGCCCATCCTGCACATCGCGCGGGCGGCGGTGTCACGGGTGCCGCGGGGCGAGCGCGCCCTGATCCTGGCCACCCGCGGCGCCCTGGCCTCGGGCTTTTTCCAGCGCGAACTGGCCGCCTGGGAGACACCCTTCGATATCCCCTCGCCGGATGACGAGCAAGTCCTGGTGGACGATTGCATTCGTTTGATCAAGTCCGGGCAGCCCGAACCGGCCGGCGCCTGCCTGGAGCGGGTGCTCGTCAAGGCTCGGACGCGCGGCGCGCGGACGGCGATCCTGGGTTGTACCGAACTGCCGCTCGCCGCCGTTTATGCCGAGCGGCATTCATTGGGCTTGATCGACTGCACCCTGGAACTGGCGCGTTGCGCGGTGGAGTACGCCTTGCAACGCGGCTGGAATTGCGCCTAA
- the rlmH gene encoding 23S rRNA (pseudouridine(1915)-N(3))-methyltransferase RlmH codes for MHIHLVSVGRRMPAWVEAGYAEYAKRLPPECALHLVEIDPLRRGKATPPALAREDEGRRILKAIPKGAGVAALDVQGQCWSTETLARHLGDWLADGHDRALLIGGPDGLAPECLARATQRWSLSALTFPHPLVRVIVAEQIYRAWSLIQGHPYHRGR; via the coding sequence ATGCACATTCATCTCGTCAGCGTCGGGCGGAGAATGCCGGCCTGGGTCGAGGCGGGCTACGCCGAGTATGCCAAGCGTCTGCCGCCCGAATGCGCGCTGCATCTGGTGGAGATCGACCCGCTGCGGCGCGGCAAGGCGACGCCGCCGGCGCTGGCCCGCGAGGACGAGGGCCGGCGCATCCTGAAGGCGATTCCCAAGGGGGCTGGCGTGGCCGCGCTCGATGTCCAGGGGCAGTGCTGGAGCACCGAGACGCTGGCGCGCCATCTTGGCGACTGGCTGGCCGATGGTCATGACCGCGCACTGCTGATCGGCGGCCCGGACGGACTCGCGCCGGAGTGTCTGGCGCGGGCCACGCAGCGCTGGTCGTTGTCCGCACTGACCTTTCCGCACCCATTGGTGCGGGTGATCGTCGCCGAACAGATCTACCGTGCCTGGAGTCTGATTCAGGGTCACCCCTATCATCGTGGACGCTGA
- a CDS encoding Maf family protein, translating into MDAEHQIYLASRSPRRGELLTQIGVRFAAIAADIDEARRPDEPPHAYVRRVALEKGRAGRASLPAGDDRPVLAADTAVIRADVLLGKPRDREDAARMLRLLSGRTHRVLTAVALIAGAREWVEISESRVTFRLIGEEEIQRYWHTGEPLDKAGGYGIQGHGALFVAALDGSYSGVMGLPLFETGRLLERAGIELLPAQAV; encoded by the coding sequence GTGGACGCTGAACACCAGATCTATCTCGCCTCCCGCTCGCCGCGGCGGGGCGAATTGCTGACCCAGATCGGGGTGCGGTTCGCGGCGATCGCCGCCGACATCGACGAGGCGCGTCGACCGGACGAGCCGCCTCATGCCTATGTGCGCCGGGTGGCGCTGGAGAAGGGGCGGGCGGGGCGCGCCAGTCTGCCGGCGGGCGATGACCGGCCCGTGCTGGCCGCGGATACGGCGGTGATCCGCGCTGACGTTCTTTTGGGCAAGCCCCGCGATCGCGAGGATGCCGCGCGCATGCTGCGGCTGCTGTCCGGTCGAACCCATCGCGTCCTGACCGCGGTGGCTCTGATCGCGGGGGCGCGCGAATGGGTCGAAATCAGCGAAAGCCGCGTGACCTTCCGTTTGATCGGCGAGGAGGAAATACAGCGTTATTGGCACACCGGAGAGCCTCTCGACAAGGCCGGAGGCTATGGTATCCAGGGCCATGGGGCCTTGTTTGTTGCCGCGCTGGATGGCAGTTACTCGGGTGTGATGGGGCTGCCGCTGTTCGAGACCGGACGTCTGCTGGAGCGGGCGGGAATCGAACTCCTGCCCGCGCAAGCCGTTTGA
- the rng gene encoding ribonuclease G — translation MSEEILINVTPPETRVAVVENGVVQEIIIERAERSGLVGNIYKGRVCRVLPGMQAAFVDIGLERAAFLHASDILGVQGEPREDHIHELVHEGDLLVVQVVKDPLGTKGARLTTNISIASRYLVCMPAMASTGVSQKIEDDEERRRLRDILQRYVDAHEGEGGFIGRTAAEGVSEEALCKDMAFLAKLWRGVKQRCSVVNEITLIHDDLPLALRALRDLVTPEVERIRIDSRAMLDKAIPFAAKYIPEIKDRIDHYQGARPLFDLYGIEDEIKKALLRKVSLKSGGHLVIDQTEAMTTIDVNTGAFVGHRNLEETIFKTNLEAAQAICRQLRLRNLGGIIIIDFIDMTEDEHKRQVLRALEKCLARDHAKTHITEVSSLGLVEMTRKRTRESLEHVLCEPCPCCGGRGSIKTAETTCYEIFREILRESRQFDVETLLVLASQEVVDRLLDEESAHLAELESFIGRPIRLQAEALYTQEQYDVVLI, via the coding sequence GTGAGCGAAGAAATCCTGATCAATGTGACACCGCCCGAGACCCGAGTTGCCGTGGTCGAAAACGGCGTGGTGCAGGAGATCATCATCGAGCGCGCCGAGCGTAGCGGTCTGGTCGGCAATATTTACAAGGGCCGGGTGTGCCGGGTGCTGCCGGGAATGCAGGCCGCCTTCGTCGATATCGGCCTGGAGCGCGCGGCCTTTCTGCATGCCTCGGATATTCTCGGCGTCCAGGGCGAGCCGCGCGAGGATCATATCCACGAGCTGGTGCACGAGGGCGATCTGCTAGTGGTGCAGGTGGTCAAGGATCCGCTCGGCACCAAGGGCGCACGTCTGACCACCAACATCTCGATCGCCTCGCGCTATCTGGTCTGCATGCCCGCGATGGCCAGCACCGGGGTGTCTCAGAAAATCGAGGACGATGAGGAACGGCGGCGACTGCGCGACATCCTGCAACGCTATGTCGACGCCCATGAGGGCGAGGGCGGTTTTATCGGCCGTACCGCCGCCGAGGGGGTGAGCGAGGAGGCGCTGTGCAAGGACATGGCCTTTCTGGCCAAATTGTGGCGTGGCGTGAAGCAGCGCTGCTCGGTGGTCAACGAAATTACGCTGATCCATGACGATCTCCCGTTGGCGCTGCGCGCGCTGCGCGATCTGGTGACGCCCGAGGTGGAGCGAATCCGCATCGACTCCCGCGCCATGTTGGACAAGGCCATCCCCTTCGCGGCCAAGTACATCCCGGAGATCAAGGATCGCATCGACCACTATCAGGGCGCGCGTCCGCTGTTCGATCTCTACGGCATCGAGGACGAAATCAAAAAGGCGCTGCTGCGCAAGGTGAGCCTCAAGTCCGGCGGTCATCTGGTGATCGACCAGACCGAGGCCATGACGACCATCGATGTCAACACCGGCGCCTTCGTCGGACACCGCAATCTGGAAGAGACGATCTTCAAGACCAACCTGGAGGCCGCCCAGGCGATCTGCCGGCAACTGCGGCTGCGCAATCTCGGCGGCATCATCATCATCGATTTCATCGACATGACCGAGGACGAGCACAAGCGTCAGGTGCTGCGCGCGCTGGAGAAGTGCCTGGCGCGCGATCATGCCAAGACGCATATCACAGAGGTCTCGTCCTTGGGTCTGGTGGAGATGACGCGCAAACGCACCCGCGAGTCGCTGGAGCATGTCTTGTGCGAGCCCTGTCCCTGCTGCGGCGGGCGCGGTTCGATCAAGACCGCCGAGACCACCTGTTACGAAATCTTCCGCGAAATTCTGCGCGAGTCGCGTCAGTTCGATGTGGAGACGCTGCTGGTGCTGGCCTCGCAGGAGGTGGTCGACCGTTTGCTCGACGAGGAGTCCGCCCATCTGGCCGAACTGGAGTCGTTCATCGGTCGCCCGATCCGTCTCCAGGCCGAGGCGCTCTACACCCAGGAACAGTATGACGTGGTGTTGATCTGA